From a single Candidatus Neptunochlamydia vexilliferae genomic region:
- a CDS encoding putative nucleotidyltransferase substrate binding domain-containing protein, producing the protein MSIIASSSSNHSNSSPFLQRIKKNITQKKYQDGVENIQLALQDLSKTSLSDTKALYRMVLDLIPKLDRERFDKLYSSLRLLLTHSPSLSEEQLLLAQACGKKQLKLAPQRNFQLWTLAMSHYAQALNIASRSHPKYLPLLHQEASSILIRVVEGTVKRGVIGESLESAKNRGDTKKYQRILEGIFKLKNYCPEEKHHSLIKELHKQARAVQTSLKENKIKTFGPFASQISQLVDAPFPAQSIPLTEKYRTALHIFRQTFAQSSPKIGDFQNAITRAFHRFFTPLLEDAFAILGQPPCHYDIRAMGSLSRSEMCPYSDLEYFILIEDEKHLPYFQTLNDLLHLQITSLGETASSNIIFTTLGEKNKSGFHLDPPGVTSEFIRTPKKMGEHLRPVDQDRYYAPNSLKNTLLKSISIGASTDTLFKALNEEIIKTLNDKVLRERRAQKLIEKRLQDYPEAWKGGLLFEINLKEQFIQPLYHLLSDLALHFNCREKNTLDILNDLSSKKVFDQDSTHLIKQTLTDLYRLRVRSHLKAGEQKETLKFQTLTQKEQQLLLNVHFLILKPLYAHLKETTKHFRNISLLDLSFKEIEKAIHLPNPKLSKMCQMTKHLEVFVTGLVDLKTFTKFHQGYYDRINREDLRAVYLDALDRLNKKKTLERLALIPSPDGTRQSNLRKEKAFQASLKKLTQQNPTPIKISSPTLGQCYLKEKVGKQIFDSHNNIQKQYKGSLHNVARLKWEGLDFHVKQKPSHPLMEYAIYNLTSRLSGEGTPLTELARLEPPGKKPYPILISETIPGENLKTALSKTTPQLDSKHLTWNLLTTILTRPGDGRTSNYILNQGKLHCIDNDIAFVAPIVKNWGRSTIHFCSVLFCIDPQFKLHPEVVKDFLNLDPQLILTSWVKDLEAKEKEYTTLFTHKERQRLYNEDKDNQFTPTLLFREGEMATLCTQFKTLQQALKKPQTANTLLSHLVNLHKDDFSTSLIGPYIQKAYTFKSGSVETRLKKATGAREDRSKTTPQAMKATLGKIPKHEEIENHKLYTLEKAKQELIAFPMKGQGHLLKDGLEINFSKLPTPNRQRLLFESLSLLTNKKMTNFRIPHCTILTPEKLTPFFHHGLKILDLRGSNLESLSDLPKEAPNIEKLYLSGSPKLRYFEDRGFFSSTSLELLKLQELHIARCDSLTSIRLKSHSLKVLKANKNPNLTTLILDILHLPKLDLENTPHIDAQAIQEALSQQGRVRQFNKGPNDKENQKAIQNFISSSLTQLDLSQGKLTPPGLQVIAEIVKKSRTLIDLKISADATSKEGLAPLIQAIIGSSTLTTLELGRGPLDPQAVPSMIQMIEKNRNLRRLVLSYFPLSEKEVASLMQAATKSKTLVTFDLLGNAIPCGMEKALYKSLQENQKQTKALLQSSSSSSSSASSSSSISTLRSSSLSFPIPPMAFGPKEWERYFGPVGEVPPLPLNIEEILNSPCSIWSGKKVKETHLLTLIPKTVNGKSLTLNALQALIEKPLGGGHATKCRTYIAYVEELGDQGVLYSHWLLMSHDVIPDSRNKKYNDQKSLVKALSQKSQKPYTLPKALEAAVTILMEHARSGKRLYSGSPLTYTRCQEKVNNNKWPAAIGGFAASGLCVPHFGWSDFPFLGVAAAREFH; encoded by the coding sequence ATGTCCATCATTGCCTCATCCTCTTCAAACCACTCAAACAGTTCCCCCTTCCTACAAAGAATCAAAAAAAACATCACCCAAAAAAAGTACCAAGATGGAGTGGAAAACATCCAACTCGCCTTGCAAGATCTGAGCAAAACCTCCCTCTCGGATACCAAAGCGCTCTACCGTATGGTCCTCGACCTTATCCCAAAACTCGATCGAGAAAGGTTTGACAAGCTCTACTCTTCACTACGCCTTCTCTTAACACACTCCCCATCCCTGAGCGAAGAGCAGCTCCTCCTCGCCCAAGCCTGTGGAAAAAAGCAGCTCAAGCTTGCCCCACAAAGGAACTTTCAACTTTGGACCCTTGCGATGAGTCACTACGCCCAAGCGCTCAACATCGCGAGCCGTTCCCATCCAAAATACCTTCCCTTACTCCACCAAGAAGCCTCCAGTATTTTGATTAGGGTGGTTGAAGGAACCGTTAAAAGAGGGGTAATTGGAGAAAGCTTAGAAAGTGCCAAAAACCGAGGAGACACAAAAAAGTACCAGCGAATTTTAGAGGGAATCTTTAAACTCAAAAATTACTGCCCCGAAGAAAAGCACCACTCCTTGATCAAGGAGCTTCATAAACAAGCTCGCGCCGTCCAAACCTCCCTCAAAGAGAACAAAATCAAAACATTTGGCCCGTTTGCAAGTCAAATTAGCCAGCTGGTCGATGCCCCCTTCCCAGCGCAATCGATCCCACTCACAGAAAAGTACCGGACTGCCCTCCACATCTTCCGCCAAACCTTTGCCCAATCGTCTCCTAAAATCGGAGACTTTCAAAATGCGATCACCAGGGCTTTTCACCGCTTCTTTACCCCTCTTCTTGAGGATGCCTTCGCCATCCTCGGACAGCCCCCCTGCCACTACGACATCCGCGCCATGGGCTCCCTCTCCCGCTCAGAAATGTGCCCCTACTCCGACCTCGAATACTTTATCCTTATCGAAGACGAAAAACACCTCCCCTATTTCCAAACCTTGAACGACCTCCTCCACCTCCAAATCACCAGCTTGGGAGAAACCGCCTCCTCAAACATCATCTTCACTACCCTAGGAGAGAAAAACAAGTCAGGCTTTCACCTCGATCCCCCCGGAGTCACCTCAGAATTCATCCGCACCCCCAAAAAAATGGGAGAACACCTCCGCCCCGTCGATCAGGACCGTTATTACGCCCCCAATAGCCTTAAAAACACCCTCTTAAAAAGTATTTCGATAGGAGCTTCTACCGATACCCTTTTCAAAGCATTAAACGAAGAGATCATAAAGACCTTAAACGACAAAGTCCTACGAGAAAGACGCGCACAAAAACTCATCGAAAAACGTCTCCAAGACTACCCCGAAGCCTGGAAGGGAGGATTGCTCTTTGAGATAAACCTCAAAGAGCAATTTATCCAACCTCTCTACCACCTATTAAGCGATCTTGCTCTCCACTTCAACTGCCGAGAAAAAAACACCCTTGATATCTTGAACGACTTGAGTTCCAAAAAGGTTTTTGATCAAGATAGTACACACCTCATCAAACAAACCCTTACCGACCTCTACCGACTTCGTGTGCGGTCTCATCTGAAGGCCGGAGAGCAAAAAGAGACCCTAAAATTCCAAACCCTAACCCAAAAAGAGCAACAGCTCCTTCTGAATGTACATTTTCTCATCTTAAAGCCCCTCTACGCCCATCTCAAAGAAACTACAAAGCACTTTCGTAACATCTCCCTGCTCGACCTCAGCTTTAAAGAGATTGAAAAAGCCATCCACCTTCCCAACCCCAAACTTTCCAAGATGTGCCAAATGACCAAGCACCTCGAAGTCTTTGTCACAGGCCTGGTCGACTTAAAGACCTTTACGAAGTTTCACCAAGGATATTACGACAGGATCAATCGAGAAGACCTAAGAGCGGTTTATCTTGATGCCCTCGATCGGCTAAACAAAAAAAAGACCCTCGAAAGGCTCGCCCTTATTCCCAGTCCAGATGGAACCCGCCAATCAAACCTCAGGAAAGAAAAAGCCTTCCAAGCCTCCCTCAAAAAACTCACCCAACAGAACCCCACCCCCATCAAAATCAGCAGCCCCACCCTCGGTCAATGCTACCTCAAAGAAAAGGTAGGCAAACAAATCTTCGACTCCCATAACAACATCCAAAAACAATACAAAGGTAGCCTCCACAACGTCGCCCGCCTTAAGTGGGAAGGACTCGACTTCCACGTCAAACAAAAACCCAGCCATCCCCTCATGGAATATGCCATCTACAACCTCACCTCCCGCCTCTCTGGAGAGGGGACCCCCTTAACAGAACTCGCCCGCCTAGAACCTCCCGGCAAAAAACCCTATCCCATCCTCATCTCAGAAACCATCCCCGGAGAAAACCTCAAAACAGCCCTTAGCAAAACAACCCCACAGCTCGATTCAAAACACCTCACCTGGAACCTCCTCACAACGATCCTCACCCGCCCCGGAGACGGCAGAACCTCCAACTACATCCTCAACCAAGGAAAACTCCACTGCATCGACAACGACATCGCCTTCGTCGCCCCCATCGTCAAAAACTGGGGCCGATCAACCATCCACTTCTGCTCCGTCCTCTTTTGCATCGATCCCCAATTTAAGCTCCATCCCGAAGTAGTAAAAGACTTCCTCAACCTCGATCCCCAACTCATCCTCACCAGCTGGGTCAAAGACCTCGAAGCCAAAGAAAAAGAATACACCACCCTCTTTACCCACAAAGAACGACAAAGACTCTACAACGAAGACAAAGATAACCAATTCACCCCCACCCTCCTCTTCCGAGAAGGAGAAATGGCCACCCTCTGCACTCAGTTCAAAACCCTCCAACAAGCCCTAAAAAAGCCCCAAACCGCTAACACCCTCCTCTCTCACCTCGTCAACCTCCACAAAGACGATTTCAGCACCAGCCTCATCGGCCCCTATATCCAAAAAGCCTACACCTTCAAATCAGGCTCCGTCGAAACCCGCCTCAAAAAAGCAACCGGAGCTCGCGAAGACCGCTCCAAAACCACCCCCCAAGCCATGAAAGCCACCCTCGGTAAAATCCCCAAACACGAAGAAATCGAAAACCACAAACTCTACACCCTCGAAAAAGCCAAACAAGAGCTCATCGCCTTCCCCATGAAAGGACAAGGCCATCTTCTCAAAGATGGCCTTGAAATCAACTTCTCAAAGCTCCCCACCCCAAACCGCCAACGCCTTCTCTTCGAAAGCCTAAGCCTCCTCACAAACAAAAAAATGACCAACTTCCGTATCCCCCACTGCACCATCCTGACCCCCGAAAAGCTCACCCCATTTTTCCACCACGGCCTAAAAATCCTTGACCTCCGCGGTTCCAACTTAGAAAGTCTCAGCGACCTCCCCAAAGAAGCTCCCAACATTGAAAAACTCTACCTCAGCGGCTCCCCAAAGCTTCGATATTTTGAAGACCGAGGGTTCTTTAGCTCAACCTCTCTAGAGCTTCTCAAACTTCAAGAACTCCACATCGCCCGATGTGACAGTCTCACCTCCATCCGCCTAAAATCCCACTCCCTCAAAGTCCTCAAAGCCAATAAAAACCCCAATCTAACAACCCTTATTTTAGACATTCTCCATCTGCCAAAGCTCGATCTAGAAAACACCCCCCACATCGATGCCCAAGCGATCCAAGAAGCATTGAGCCAACAGGGACGTGTTAGACAGTTTAACAAAGGACCTAACGACAAAGAAAATCAAAAAGCCATCCAAAATTTCATTTCCTCGTCTTTAACCCAACTCGACCTTAGCCAGGGAAAACTAACTCCTCCAGGTCTCCAGGTAATCGCAGAGATCGTAAAAAAAAGCCGAACCCTTATCGACCTTAAGATCTCCGCTGACGCCACTTCCAAAGAAGGTCTTGCCCCCCTTATACAAGCAATTATTGGAAGTTCAACGTTGACCACTTTAGAACTTGGTAGAGGACCGCTTGATCCTCAAGCGGTTCCCAGTATGATCCAAATGATCGAAAAAAATCGCAATTTAAGACGGTTAGTACTTTCCTATTTTCCACTATCGGAAAAAGAGGTCGCTTCCTTGATGCAAGCTGCCACAAAAAGCAAAACCTTGGTGACATTTGATCTCCTTGGAAATGCCATTCCCTGCGGCATGGAAAAAGCCCTATACAAAAGCCTTCAAGAAAACCAGAAGCAGACAAAAGCTCTCCTCCAAAGCAGCTCCTCTTCCAGCTCAAGCGCCTCAAGCAGCAGCTCCATCTCAACCTTAAGGTCTAGCTCCCTTTCTTTCCCCATTCCCCCAATGGCCTTTGGACCCAAAGAGTGGGAGAGATACTTTGGGCCAGTCGGAGAGGTACCCCCCTTGCCCTTGAATATCGAAGAGATCCTCAATAGCCCCTGTTCGATCTGGAGCGGCAAAAAGGTCAAGGAGACCCATCTCCTCACCCTCATTCCCAAAACGGTCAACGGAAAGTCCTTGACCCTAAATGCCCTTCAAGCGCTCATCGAAAAGCCTCTAGGGGGTGGCCATGCCACAAAGTGTCGGACTTACATTGCCTACGTAGAAGAGCTAGGAGATCAAGGGGTTCTCTATTCCCACTGGCTCCTGATGAGCCACGACGTTATCCCCGATAGTCGCAATAAAAAGTATAATGACCAGAAAAGCCTCGTCAAAGCCCTCAGCCAAAAGAGCCAGAAACCCTATACCCTTCCCAAAGCGCTCGAAGCAGCGGTCACGATTCTCATGGAGCACGCCCGCTCAGGAAAAAGGCTCTACAGCGGTAGCCCTTTGACCTATACCCGTTGTCAGGAGAAGGTGAATAATAACAAATGGCCTGCGGCCATTGGCGGCTTCGCCGCCTCGGGGCTCTGCGTCCCCCACTTCGGCTGGAGCGACTTCCCCTTCCTCGGCGTGGCTGCTGCCAGAGAGTTCCACTAG
- a CDS encoding endonuclease/exonuclease/phosphatase family protein, whose protein sequence is MTVTLATYNTASYSDYLAIHKLDKKKFSEDTRNEMGKKVIALLKNYGAEIFALQESWDALDHWLDPKEYHWIGRKSGEAIVWNPKRFTPLAGSLQSGDMFIALDLLDQQTNKVVRIASMHIIGYNLEALQSKDHPQHQDTLHTLQKETEPKLSLILKTLTAENSYNLCLIGSDTNSDPSIYTGIHECFQNQGFSYTNAQASTNYNPFSQKLPKRNLDFIFTSEKASTYLPLKELKLGDPQNPSDHLPLIQTIGLPSSILKTLTSYFTSHKPLKKVNKQFISNL, encoded by the coding sequence ATGACCGTTACCCTAGCCACCTATAACACCGCCTCCTACTCAGACTACCTCGCTATTCATAAACTGGACAAGAAAAAATTTTCCGAAGACACCCGCAATGAAATGGGAAAAAAAGTGATCGCTCTACTAAAAAATTATGGAGCTGAAATCTTTGCCCTCCAAGAGAGCTGGGATGCTCTCGACCATTGGCTCGACCCCAAGGAGTATCATTGGATCGGGAGAAAATCGGGAGAGGCTATCGTCTGGAACCCCAAACGATTCACCCCTCTTGCCGGAAGTCTCCAATCGGGAGACATGTTCATTGCACTTGACCTCCTCGACCAGCAGACAAACAAGGTAGTCAGGATCGCCTCCATGCACATCATCGGCTACAATCTCGAAGCACTCCAATCGAAAGATCATCCCCAACACCAAGATACCCTCCATACCCTCCAAAAAGAGACCGAGCCCAAGCTCTCTCTCATCCTTAAAACCCTCACAGCAGAAAACTCCTACAACCTCTGTCTCATCGGCAGCGATACCAACTCAGACCCCTCCATCTATACCGGCATCCACGAATGTTTCCAAAACCAAGGCTTTTCCTATACAAACGCTCAAGCCTCCACCAACTACAACCCCTTTTCCCAAAAGCTCCCCAAACGAAACCTCGATTTCATCTTCACCAGCGAAAAAGCCTCTACCTACCTCCCTCTCAAAGAGCTCAAGCTTGGCGATCCCCAAAACCCAAGCGACCACCTCCCCCTCATCCAAACCATCGGTCTCCCCTCCAGCATCCTCAAAACCCTTACCTCTTACTTCACCTCCCATAAACCCCTAAAAAAAGTTAATAAGCAGTTCATCTCAAACCTTTAA
- a CDS encoding ankyrin repeat domain-containing protein codes for MANLIDNQNIFLKKTFQLEQRICDNEIKDKSSVFVKKEFQIFKALSTLRKKRQLPDFLKTLDFPEKYLYPHKEKQWYQYEKDSLTQKHPLFATLQEKVQTIDELLKAKKYESMTDSLKKISLCYKTYIEAACQSKGKARTALFQGPARLIAKVNGFVTCKNLTQERGRALISRGPYFGDTRSNKHGSSAVYHDQENNVFYKRAVINPLTPGKEYAVTEFNYLFFGFGAPPTSLFKVQNVFIREPQSPAKVKGNLFINLLSRNTSSETTQKEFIESHAEFKSHPFKEHHIQELIQASIGIKGQSFHTFLQKADKEEVRNNIDPYNFSTMVILALTLRPDDARADNYILQKGKNGKKASIIGVDNDRVMNKPTLRSLKGTHVVRLRTVLFLLPMMEDIIDEKFVENFIHIDIEAQFFNWLQKLRKYNTRFVKDLHTSGALSMGEIKDLDLPLRLSDKNLFSLYHTMKLLQQSLIKNPKQTHNDLFKLTFPLIHETYQVALNKTKGNILEAQRLFFQWKTLPIEELLEKPIETIKKQAQSLPGQYEEQEKHLAVSIEELTPLFLKKALAAVDGKKQLKIVKESWQKLPQNQSLPLVKTRFADHDLLELIEDLKPQEVIIEEASEITPNGVVTLMSRNPHLKVVLGKNKKFNGPSIIKTIEFAKKEGRSLFYKIGRGKYSLTQKDLTNLMLEALKLGDIPLATALTEFGVNLQRNTDKKGSTLFHLIAEKGRAESLHFLAKIGFSVHMTNSDGDSPLHFAARGNRVENLRALFEIEEEQQKEGGLELRNKKRETPFNTATSSDAKAHDAGAFLLEKITQSPQLKKHLRKDPEGYTPLHLAAKYGMKEAAKLFLKTFDINTKGYYDRTPLHMASFNSQLEMAQFLLENGADVNAQAANDASKTPLHDATLHADLAMVKLLVAEKKLDFSKTDVKGDSPLRYAVEGDLVEIATLLLTHPNYSSPQKGPNSLDELIERGKKVGSHRVLPILYTQKSLEILKNVSTEGTTLSHYTIIQKLYEKITSTLLNPKLKDLSKETIYVAQDKGTKQLLESTYIPLSANLQPEVFEIEGKSYSLQNPTLGDGACAIHALIGQVSSEGWWTYISKEAALKKEKVQEGAKKAFLSALADTIKKGKHQELVTTCLKDFFSNFPNYKKEREAIQKAVDEETKKLSDLYLEIIEDFSPSLMRLIRRGAKKGTKKFKEWESLDNEELVSLLKKNPQACFDAFEPIRDLLSDDYLSADHLSKLKKTIQERENKWIKADLRIENFLLKQIDTYKATALSPSYYLTDNELALAAHLFNKKLLLLSEESKKPRILGAKNGQEVVIYHKGVHYSRLTAKQEPKGKTSTSAASCSHLSNK; via the coding sequence ATGGCAAACCTAATCGACAATCAAAATATTTTTTTAAAAAAAACCTTTCAGCTAGAGCAACGCATCTGCGATAATGAGATCAAGGATAAAAGCTCTGTTTTTGTCAAAAAGGAGTTTCAAATCTTTAAAGCTCTCAGCACTTTGAGAAAAAAGCGACAACTCCCCGACTTTTTAAAAACCCTAGATTTTCCGGAAAAATATCTCTATCCCCACAAGGAAAAGCAGTGGTACCAGTATGAAAAAGACTCTTTAACTCAAAAACACCCACTCTTCGCCACCTTACAAGAGAAGGTTCAAACAATTGATGAGCTGCTGAAAGCTAAAAAATATGAGAGCATGACTGACTCCCTAAAAAAAATTTCTCTCTGCTATAAAACCTATATCGAAGCAGCCTGTCAATCCAAGGGAAAGGCAAGAACAGCCCTTTTCCAAGGACCTGCTAGACTCATTGCAAAGGTTAATGGCTTTGTAACCTGCAAAAATCTCACACAAGAGCGGGGAAGAGCTTTGATCTCTAGAGGCCCATACTTCGGAGATACCCGTTCCAACAAACACGGATCAAGCGCTGTCTACCACGATCAAGAAAATAATGTATTTTACAAAAGGGCCGTTATTAATCCACTAACCCCTGGTAAAGAATATGCTGTCACAGAGTTCAACTACCTGTTTTTTGGTTTTGGGGCACCTCCAACCTCACTCTTTAAAGTACAAAATGTCTTTATTAGAGAGCCCCAATCGCCGGCTAAGGTCAAAGGAAATCTCTTTATTAATCTTCTCTCAAGAAACACCAGCTCTGAGACCACACAAAAGGAATTTATCGAAAGTCATGCGGAGTTTAAATCCCATCCTTTTAAAGAACATCATATCCAAGAGCTTATTCAAGCCTCTATAGGAATCAAGGGGCAAAGCTTTCATACATTTTTGCAAAAAGCTGATAAAGAAGAGGTCCGAAACAATATTGATCCCTACAACTTTTCAACAATGGTCATCCTTGCTCTTACACTTCGCCCCGATGATGCAAGGGCAGATAACTACATCTTGCAGAAAGGGAAAAATGGGAAAAAAGCCTCTATTATTGGAGTCGATAACGATAGAGTCATGAATAAACCGACTCTCAGATCCCTCAAAGGAACCCATGTTGTCCGCTTAAGAACGGTTCTCTTTCTTCTCCCAATGATGGAAGATATAATCGATGAAAAATTTGTCGAAAACTTCATCCATATCGATATCGAAGCCCAATTTTTCAATTGGCTTCAAAAGCTTAGAAAATACAATACCCGGTTCGTCAAAGATCTTCACACCTCAGGAGCTCTGAGCATGGGAGAAATAAAAGATCTTGATCTCCCTCTGCGCTTATCTGATAAAAACCTCTTCTCGTTGTACCATACCATGAAGCTCCTCCAACAGTCGCTAATTAAGAATCCCAAACAAACCCATAACGACCTTTTCAAACTTACCTTTCCTCTTATCCATGAAACCTACCAAGTCGCTCTGAATAAAACAAAAGGAAACATTCTTGAGGCACAAAGACTCTTTTTCCAGTGGAAGACGCTCCCTATTGAAGAGCTCCTTGAAAAGCCGATAGAAACCATTAAGAAACAGGCCCAATCCCTTCCCGGTCAGTATGAAGAACAAGAAAAGCACCTAGCTGTAAGCATCGAAGAGCTCACCCCCCTTTTCCTAAAAAAAGCCCTTGCTGCAGTTGACGGTAAAAAGCAGCTCAAGATTGTTAAAGAGTCTTGGCAAAAACTCCCTCAAAACCAATCCCTTCCACTTGTGAAAACCCGATTTGCCGACCACGACCTTTTAGAGCTGATTGAAGACCTCAAACCTCAAGAGGTTATCATTGAAGAAGCTTCAGAGATCACACCCAATGGAGTGGTGACGCTGATGAGCCGCAACCCTCACCTCAAGGTTGTTCTTGGAAAAAACAAAAAATTTAATGGCCCGTCAATCATCAAAACCATCGAATTTGCTAAAAAAGAGGGGCGCTCTCTTTTCTACAAAATAGGGCGTGGAAAATATAGCCTTACCCAAAAAGATCTCACCAACCTGATGCTAGAAGCCCTTAAATTGGGAGATATTCCCTTAGCAACCGCCCTCACTGAGTTTGGGGTTAACCTGCAACGAAACACCGATAAAAAGGGGTCCACACTCTTCCACTTGATCGCAGAAAAAGGACGAGCAGAAAGCCTCCATTTCCTCGCGAAAATTGGGTTTTCAGTCCATATGACAAATAGCGATGGAGACTCTCCCCTCCATTTTGCCGCAAGAGGAAACCGCGTTGAAAACCTCCGGGCCCTCTTTGAAATCGAAGAAGAGCAGCAAAAAGAGGGAGGGCTCGAGCTCAGAAACAAAAAAAGAGAAACCCCTTTCAACACCGCAACATCGAGCGATGCTAAAGCCCATGATGCAGGAGCTTTCCTCCTAGAAAAAATCACTCAAAGCCCCCAGCTAAAAAAGCACCTCAGAAAAGATCCTGAAGGGTATACCCCTCTCCACCTAGCAGCAAAATATGGAATGAAAGAGGCCGCTAAACTCTTCCTAAAAACATTTGATATCAATACTAAAGGCTATTACGATCGAACACCCCTCCATATGGCCTCCTTTAACTCTCAGTTAGAGATGGCCCAGTTCCTCCTCGAAAATGGGGCCGATGTCAATGCACAGGCTGCTAACGACGCCTCCAAAACCCCCCTTCATGATGCAACACTTCATGCAGACCTTGCCATGGTTAAACTCTTAGTTGCCGAAAAAAAACTCGACTTCTCAAAAACCGATGTCAAGGGAGACTCCCCCCTCCGCTATGCCGTTGAAGGGGACCTTGTCGAAATAGCCACACTCCTTCTCACCCACCCCAACTACAGTTCCCCACAAAAAGGACCCAATAGCCTCGATGAACTCATCGAACGAGGAAAAAAGGTAGGAAGCCACCGGGTCCTTCCCATTTTATATACCCAAAAAAGTTTAGAAATCCTCAAGAATGTCTCCACAGAAGGAACCACACTTAGCCACTATACGATCATCCAAAAGCTCTACGAAAAAATCACCTCAACTCTCCTCAATCCCAAGCTTAAGGACCTTTCCAAGGAAACCATCTATGTTGCACAAGACAAAGGAACCAAACAACTTCTAGAAAGCACCTACATCCCTTTATCAGCAAACCTCCAGCCCGAGGTCTTTGAAATCGAAGGAAAATCCTACTCCCTACAAAACCCCACCTTGGGAGATGGAGCCTGCGCCATCCATGCCCTTATCGGACAAGTCTCCTCAGAAGGATGGTGGACCTATATTTCAAAAGAGGCCGCCCTAAAAAAAGAAAAAGTGCAGGAAGGAGCAAAAAAAGCCTTCCTATCCGCCCTTGCCGATACGATCAAAAAAGGAAAACACCAAGAGCTTGTCACCACCTGCCTAAAAGACTTCTTTTCAAACTTCCCCAACTATAAAAAAGAGCGTGAAGCCATCCAAAAAGCGGTAGATGAAGAAACAAAAAAACTCTCAGACCTCTACTTAGAAATCATCGAAGACTTCTCACCTTCCCTTATGCGACTCATTAGACGAGGAGCGAAAAAAGGAACCAAAAAATTCAAAGAGTGGGAATCTCTAGACAATGAAGAGCTTGTAAGTTTACTAAAAAAGAACCCTCAAGCCTGCTTTGATGCCTTTGAGCCGATTCGTGACCTTCTTTCAGACGATTACCTCTCTGCAGACCATCTCTCTAAGCTCAAAAAAACCATCCAAGAGCGAGAAAACAAATGGATCAAAGCAGACCTTAGGATTGAGAACTTTCTCCTCAAACAGATCGACACCTACAAAGCAACTGCCCTTTCCCCAAGCTACTACCTCACAGATAACGAGCTTGCCCTAGCTGCGCACCTCTTTAATAAAAAGCTTCTCCTTCTTTCCGAAGAGAGCAAAAAACCACGAATTCTCGGAGCTAAAAATGGCCAAGAAGTTGTTATCTACCACAAAGGAGTCCACTATTCCCGCCTGACAGCCAAACAAGAACCCAAGGGAAAAACAAGCACCTCTGCTGCAAGTTGCAGCCATCTATCCAACAAATAG